Genomic segment of Edaphobacter bradus:
GAGCAGCGGTTCGCCACCCGAGATGGTGATGACCGAAGTTCCGAGGCGGCCGAGATGGTCGATGCGGCGCAGCATCTCGTCCAGTGGCACGGGGTCGGAGTAGTCGTCGAACTCGTTGCAGTAGGTGCAGGAGAGGTTGCACCGTCGCATAGGCACGATGTGCGCCATGTAGGGGTGTTCCGTCGACTTGATGGCGGACCCGATGGAGCGGACCTCGCGGGCCTTGCGCGTGACGGCCTGCCAGCGCCGCCGGAGAGACATAGAATGCTTCACTGGCTTCAGGTCAGGGGTCGGATTCGTGGAAGACATGATCTTCCACCATTTTACCCGGATGCCCTGTCCCAGGGCGACCTCATGTCGCGCGGGGGGGGGACGCACAAGGTATTCGGGGTGGCACGGATTTTCTCTTTCTTCCGCCCCTGCTCTGCCATAAAGTTAAGGCGCGCACGGGCCCTCACGCACTCGAATCTGGGAGAGATCCATGCTTCCATCCATGCTCCGGACGGGGCTTCGTATTACTTCACTCACCCTTTGCCTTATTGCCATCGCAGCCACCGCGCAGGCCCAGACCCGCAAGCCCGGACTATGGGAGGTGACTACGACGATGACCTTCCAGCAGCCGACAGGTGCCGGTGGTGCGCCGCGCACGACGCAGGTCTGCGTCACGCAGGAGCAGCTCGACAAGTACGGGGCCATTACTCCGCAGTCGGCTGGCTGCCACTTCACCAACGTCGTCAAGAATCTCACCGGCACGACCGCCGACATGGTCTGCAGCGGAAAGATGGACGGCAAGGGAGCGCTCGAGTCGTCATGGGCGGATGCCGACCACACCACGACCAAAGTCCACTTCACAGGCACGATGCCGCTGGGCGCCGTCGAGTGGACCTCGACCTCTTCCTATGTCTACAAGAGTCCCGACTGCGGCTCGGTGAAGCCAGTCGACGAACCGGCGGCCCACTAGAGCTGCATAGTCACTAATCCATGTGGTGGAAGACCGGCATGTCGAATTGCATCTGCTGGCTCATGACCTCCGCGGCGGCCTGGATCTGGCGGCGAGCCTCTTCTAGCTGCCGCTGAAACTGCGGGTCGGCGGTGAGGTTGTGCATCTTGTCCATGAGCTGCTTCATCTCGGCGGAGTTGCGCATTGCCTCCACAGAGGGTTGAACTTCGGCAGCCATCTTGCCGGTGAGTTGGTCGATCATGGGCTCAAGCTGGGCCAGGATCGCGCGGGTCTGCTGTGCCTCGTCGCCAAAACCGAAGAACTCCTCAAGGTCCATGCCCGGCTCAAGCGAGGAACGCTTTTTCGCATCGGGCGTGAGAGTGAGGGCCTTCTCCTTCTTGTCGCGGAGAACGACCACGTTGACGGGCTTGCCGCGGTTCTCGTGGATTGTCTTGATCCAGTCGGTGCCGCTGGTAACCGGGACGGAGTTGACCTTGATGACCACGTCGCCCGCCTTGAGGCCGGCATCGGAGGCGGGGCTCTGCGGATCGACGCTGCGGACGAGCAGGCCGGAGGCCCCCTGGGCTCCGAAGAACTCGGCCAGTTGCGGGCCCATGACCTCAAGCTTGGCTCCGGTGTAGGCAGCGCTGACGATCATGTTGGTTCCAAGCAGACCGCGCGAGCCCTTGAGTGCGCCGGTGGCCGGCGAAGAGGGCGGCGACGCCTTGAAGAAGCCGCTGCCTGCGTGGAAGTAGGCCGATGAAGAATCCGGCGGTTCAGGGACGGTGTAGTGCTGCTCCCATGCCTGGCGCTCAACATCTTCGCGGTTGGCGAGCTGCGTGGTGATGGTGCGCTGCTGGCCGTCGCGGCTGATGAGGAGGGTCACCTGATGGCCCGCCGGGGTCTCGCGGAGCATGCGGCGAAGCTGCTCTTCGCCCTCGACGATCTGGCCGTTCATTTGAAGGATGACGTCGTGGACCAACAAGCCGGCTTTGCAGGCGGGGCCGTCATGATCGAGCGAGATGACCTCGGCGCCGCGGGTCTCCTTGAGCTTGAGCGGGGCCAGCTGGTCCTCAGTGATGTCGCGGAGATCGACACCGAGGTAGCCCTGGGTACCTCGACTGGGCGGGCCGGCGGCGAAGCCGGGGGTGACCGCTGCCACAGCCGCCAGCAGGATGAGAGCTCCGATTGCAACCCGGGTCTTCATCGTTGTGTACCTCACGTCCTGACCATGCCTTGAACGTTGCATGGGTTTACTGAATCGAGCCTGCATCCTGCAGCGCGTTGAACGACGCGGTGCGGATGTAAGGGTTCTCGTCCTGCGTGGAGACGGTGCGCAGCACCTGACGGACGCTGGAGTCCTGATGGACAGGCTCAAGCAGACCGATGGCGGCGGTCCGCACCTGTGCGTTGGGATCGCGCATCAGCGCCTCAAGAACGGCGTCGCGGACGCGCTGGTCCTGACCGACGTACGGCTGGAGGCCTTCGAGGGCCTTGAGCCTGACGCCGGCATCCTTGTCATAACGCAGCGAAACGAGCAGCGCGCTGCGGATGCCCTTGCCGTCATCGCCGGAGGTGCAGGAGTGGCCGGCCTTGCACTCGCTGGCGAGCAGCGAGACCGTCTGCGAACGTATGCCTTCGGTTGAGGCTGTGGCTCCCTTGAGGAGCAGATCGCGAATCTCAGGCGAGTCGAGCGAGCCCTCCATCGTCTCCGGAACGACGCGGTTGTAGTGCACCTGCACGAGCTCGGAGTCGGGCGTCTCGACGATGCCGGTGATGTTGGCGATCGCCCCCTGGGTCTGGTTCGTGAACATCACGGGAGCCTTCGGCCTGGGCTGGTGGGCGACCTGGTACTTGTCGACGAAATTGCCGCCGAGGAAACCGACGCCAAGCAGGAGCGTCGCCAGCGCGGGCGCGTGCCGAACATGGCCGACCCAGGCGAAGAAGTTCGTCCGCAGGCGACTGAAGAGACCATGCGGAGGGATCATATCGAGCGCCTCGTCGAGACGCAGGCGGCTCTGGGCGATCAGGTTCGGCGAAGGCTCAACCACGGGCAGAAGCGCAAGCCGCTGCTCGAGGGCGTGTATCGCATTCAGCTCGGCGCGGCACTCCTCGCACTCGGCGAGGTGCTGCTCGAACGGGCCGGCCAGCTCATCGGGGAGCTCGCCGTAGTACGCCAGAAGAATGTTGTCCCTTGTTGCTTCACACTTCATTGGTCTTTACCTCAACTAGCCTCAAAAAGTTTTTCTATTCGGGTCTGTTCTGCTCGCCCATCGTTTTTTCGTTCCTGCTGCTACGAGATACCCTTCAGCTCAGCGAGATTGGCCCGCAGCTTTCGCGTGGCGCGGAAGAGCGTGTTCTTGGCCGTCTCCTCCGTGGTGCTCAACATCTCTCCAATCGTGCGCAACTTCAAACCCTGGTAGTGCTTCAGCTCAAAGACCGTGCGCTCGCGCGGGGTGAGCTTGCTGAGCGCCTCGTTGATGCGCTCGCCCATAATCTTGCGTTCCAGCTCGCGGGCGGGATTCGACATCGCCCGCTCGTCGGAGATATTGGCCAGCAGGTCCATCTCGTCGCCGCTTGAATCGACGACGGTGGCCGGGTCTTCGCGGCGGCTCTTGCGGCGGCGAAGCTGGTCCAGGCACAGGTTCGTCACAATGCGGTACAGCCAGGTGTAGAAGCTGCACTCGAACCGGAAATTCCCCAGGTGGCGATAGGCCTTGATGAAGGCCTCCTGGTGCACGTCCTGCGCGTCCTGCTCGTTGCCGAGCATGTGCAGGGCGAGCCGCAGAACGCTCTGGTCGTAGCGACGGACGAGGGCGTCGAAGGCCGCACGATGCCCCTTTTGCGCCTCGCGGATCAGTTCGTCGTCCTCGATGCGCTGCTGAGCGCGGGCCTGGAGCTGCTCCTGCGTAAGCTTGCCGCTACGGGCGCCGGGTTGGGTCGCTGCCTTGGCCATGCTTGGCAACGATTTTACTGCCCCGGCAGCACTGCCCGGCCTGTATCCGAGAGCAAAGGGACTCGGACGCCGTCCACGAGGAGCTACAGCAAGCGGAGAAGCCAACTCCCCGCCAAGGTCTATCCCGATCGCTTCATCCATACGTTCTGACTCCGGAGTCAGGTAATGCGCTTTCCACTTCTATAGACCTCGGGTCGGGGATAAAGGTAAGCAGGCTGTCAAAACGGGGTCGGGAAAACATCTGGAGAACGTCTCCGCCACCGCCGGAACGCCTCCCTCCCCTGGCCCGGCCCCGCATCCCCCGAAAGTGGCAGAAGGCAGTGTAGACTAAGGGTTTGGCCGCGAAGCCAAAAAACCGATTCCATGCGTGCCCTGATCCTTTCCGACATCCACGCCAATCTCGAGGCGCTGAACGCAGTGCTTGAGGCGGCGGCTCCCTTCGACGCTCTCTGGAACCTGGGCGATGTGGTCGGGTATGGCGCCAGCCCCAACGAGACCATCGCGCTGATGCGGGAGAAGGCGCAGTTCAACGTGAGGGGCAACCACGACCGCGTCTGCTGTGGGCTGACCTCGGCGTTGGGCTTCAACCCGGTGGCGCGGGCGGCGGCCAACTGGACCCGCGAAGCGATGACGCAGGAGAACCGCGAGTGGCTGGCCGCCGTTCCCCAGGGGCCAATCGATCTCGAGAAGGCTGCCGGAATCGCCGGAGTCTCGCTGGCGCACGGCTCGCCGCTCAACGAGGACCAATACATCCTGACGATGCGCGACGCATGGGCTCCGCTGCAGCAGTCCACGGCGATCACCTTCATCGGCCACACCCACCTGCAGGGCGGCTTCTCGCAGAAAGCGCATGACTGGCACGAGGTCCGCCCGCGCTACAAGAGCCGCGACGAAGCCGATACGTGGGCGCTGCCGATTCCTCCGGGAACGCGCCACCTGATCAATCCGGGCTCGGTTGGCCAGCCGCGCGACCACGACTGGAGAGCGGCGTTCGCGATCTACGACACCGAGGCCGCCGAGATTATCTACCACCGCGTGCCATACGATGTAACCGCCGCGCAGGGACGAATCCTGCTGGCAGGGCTGCCGGAGCGGCTGGCGGAACGGCTCCGCTCCGGCCGGTAGCAGCTTCGGGTGGGAAGCAGATCCCTTGCGGGGATGACAACCAGAAAGACAAGTGCAACGCATCCGAGCAGCGCGACTGCTCTGGTATGGTCAGATATATGGCACCTGGCTTGCGGCCCTTGGGAGCAGGATGAAGAAATTTGTCTCTTATGTCTGCACTGTCGTTTTTCTCAGTGCTCTCTTCACCAACTGTTTCGCACAGACAAGTGGCTGTAAGGACACACTGGCTTTCAACAGCCAGTTCTATTCCCCTTTGGGCTCGACCTATGTGCCGGTTGACAGTTGGATCTATCCTGCTCTCGTTCGTCTGCAAGGGCTTGGTTATCTCGATACTGCCTACCTCGGCCTGCGTCCCTGGACTCGATGGAGTATCGTGCACATGCTTGGCGAGACGGCCGACAAGATGGCCGATGTTGACGAGAGCGATGAAGCCTGCACGATCTATCATGCCGTGGAACGGGAACTGGAGCCTGATGTTGATCAGTTCAATGGGCCGCGGGAACCGCATGCTGTGCTTGAGAGCGCCTATACGCGAATGCTGGGTATAGCCGGCACTCCGCTGCGTGACAGCTTTCACCTTGGCCAGACGATTACGAACGACTACGGTCGTCCTTACGAGGAAGGCTTCAACAACATTACGGGCTTCAGCACGCGGAGTGAATATAAGCGGTTTGCTCTGTATTTCCGAGGGGAATATCAGCACGCTCCCAGTGCCAGCGGCTATTCAAACCAACTGAGCACATTGCTTTCGAACAACGATGGCATCGCGTTCGCGGATAATCCTCATCAGGACACAATTCCTTCAGGGCCGATTCCTTCGACAAACGACTTCCGGATCGTTGAGGCGAACGTCTCTTATCTTCTTCTGAACCATGAAATTTCTTTTGGGAAGAGCGATCATTGGCTGGGGCCGGCTCAAGGCGGCAGCCTTGCCTACAGCAACAATTCTGAAAATATCTATGCGTTTCAGATTGACCGCGTTGAGCCTTTGCGTATTCCGCTTCTCTCCCGTTTCACCGGTCCGTTTCGGTATGAGTTCTTCGTAGGCAGTTTGAAAGGGCACTCTGTACCGAATGCTCCCTGGATGCACCTTGAGAAGGTCAGCTTTAAACCTACTGAGAATCTGGAATTCGGCTTTGAGCGAACCGTCATATGGGGAGGTAAGGGCCATGTTCCGATTACCATCCATAGCTTTTTGAAGAGTTTCTTCAGTGTGGCGAATGTCTCGGCGCAGGAGAAGTTCTCTCGAGACGACCCCGGAGCGCGTTTTGGCGCGTTTGATTTTTCGTATCGTCTGCCATATCTGCGCAAATGGTTGACCCTGTATACCGATTCGTTCGCGCACGATGACGTAAATCCCATCAGTGCGCCGCGCCGCGCCGCCATTCGTCCGGGCATCTACCTGTCACATTTTCCGGGACTGAAGCAGCTTGACTTCCGGATGGAGGGGGTAAGCACGGATCCGCCGACCAGCCGCAGCAATGCCGGTCAATTCCTCTATTACGAGCAAGTACAAAAGCAGGGTTACACCAACAAAGGGTTCATTATGGGCGACTGGATTGGCCGCGAGTCTAAAGGAGGACAGGCGTGGATTACGTACCACCTTTCTCCTGAAGAGCAGGTTCAGATTTCCTATCGCAATGCGAAAGCGGCGAAGGATTTTATTCCGGATGGCACGACCCAGAATGCTTTTCTAGTCTCCGCAATTAAGAGAGTTCATACGGATTTTGAAGTTCGCGGCTGGTTGCAGTACGAGCGGTGGAAGGCTCCTGTTTACAAGCCAGGCCAGCAGAGCGATACGAGCATCGCGGTGCAGGTTACGTGGTTTCCGAAGTACACGAAGTGACGACTTCTTCGTGAAGGTCAGGCGGTGCGTTGCTCTTCGAGGGTGAGGGAGAGTTCTTCCCATTCGGTCAGGAGCGATTGGCGCTGATCGCAGCGGACAACTGCCCATGACTGCACTCAACAAATAACGCGCGAGTCACAGAACCTCCGCGGTGCCGGCTCCTCTTATCACAGCTGTCGAATAAGGTATGGCAAGGCCACCAGACTATCACCCAAACCGTGTGCGATCATCCCCGGGATAAGACTCTTGCGCCAGAGTGCGACCCCGGTCAATAGGGCACCAATGAGCAGTACCGGAATGAGGCGTATCCAACCCTGGTAGAAATGTCCCTGCACAAAGAGCGCAACTTGGAGCGCGGAGGCCAGCACTGTGTTTCCGAATACGGCCTGGCACTGCCGCTGAAGATACCCTCGAAAGACAAACTCTTCTACGAAACCTGCCGTCAAGGCCAAAACTAGAAATGCAAGGGCTTCAGTCGTGTTGTATGCGACCATCGCTCGGGTAGCGGCGGCGTCATGCTGAAACGGCGCCAGGAATGTGTTCGACAGATTCCCAACTGCGAACATCGCCACGAGAGTTAAAAGGACAGCTCCTACGCCCCGCGTCACTGCCTGCCAGCTGTTCCATGTTCTCCCAATAACGTCCTGAAAGCTGGAG
This window contains:
- a CDS encoding DUF3617 domain-containing protein; protein product: MLPSMLRTGLRITSLTLCLIAIAATAQAQTRKPGLWEVTTTMTFQQPTGAGGAPRTTQVCVTQEQLDKYGAITPQSAGCHFTNVVKNLTGTTADMVCSGKMDGKGALESSWADADHTTTKVHFTGTMPLGAVEWTSTSSYVYKSPDCGSVKPVDEPAAH
- a CDS encoding PDZ domain-containing protein, with the translated sequence MKTRVAIGALILLAAVAAVTPGFAAGPPSRGTQGYLGVDLRDITEDQLAPLKLKETRGAEVISLDHDGPACKAGLLVHDVILQMNGQIVEGEEQLRRMLRETPAGHQVTLLISRDGQQRTITTQLANREDVERQAWEQHYTVPEPPDSSSAYFHAGSGFFKASPPSSPATGALKGSRGLLGTNMIVSAAYTGAKLEVMGPQLAEFFGAQGASGLLVRSVDPQSPASDAGLKAGDVVIKVNSVPVTSGTDWIKTIHENRGKPVNVVVLRDKKEKALTLTPDAKKRSSLEPGMDLEEFFGFGDEAQQTRAILAQLEPMIDQLTGKMAAEVQPSVEAMRNSAEMKQLMDKMHNLTADPQFQRQLEEARRQIQAAAEVMSQQMQFDMPVFHHMD
- a CDS encoding HEAT repeat domain-containing protein gives rise to the protein MKCEATRDNILLAYYGELPDELAGPFEQHLAECEECRAELNAIHALEQRLALLPVVEPSPNLIAQSRLRLDEALDMIPPHGLFSRLRTNFFAWVGHVRHAPALATLLLGVGFLGGNFVDKYQVAHQPRPKAPVMFTNQTQGAIANITGIVETPDSELVQVHYNRVVPETMEGSLDSPEIRDLLLKGATASTEGIRSQTVSLLASECKAGHSCTSGDDGKGIRSALLVSLRYDKDAGVRLKALEGLQPYVGQDQRVRDAVLEALMRDPNAQVRTAAIGLLEPVHQDSSVRQVLRTVSTQDENPYIRTASFNALQDAGSIQ
- a CDS encoding RNA polymerase sigma factor: MDEAIGIDLGGELASPLAVAPRGRRPSPFALGYRPGSAAGAVKSLPSMAKAATQPGARSGKLTQEQLQARAQQRIEDDELIREAQKGHRAAFDALVRRYDQSVLRLALHMLGNEQDAQDVHQEAFIKAYRHLGNFRFECSFYTWLYRIVTNLCLDQLRRRKSRREDPATVVDSSGDEMDLLANISDERAMSNPARELERKIMGERINEALSKLTPRERTVFELKHYQGLKLRTIGEMLSTTEETAKNTLFRATRKLRANLAELKGIS
- a CDS encoding metallophosphoesterase family protein; translated protein: MRALILSDIHANLEALNAVLEAAAPFDALWNLGDVVGYGASPNETIALMREKAQFNVRGNHDRVCCGLTSALGFNPVARAAANWTREAMTQENREWLAAVPQGPIDLEKAAGIAGVSLAHGSPLNEDQYILTMRDAWAPLQQSTAITFIGHTHLQGGFSQKAHDWHEVRPRYKSRDEADTWALPIPPGTRHLINPGSVGQPRDHDWRAAFAIYDTEAAEIIYHRVPYDVTAAQGRILLAGLPERLAERLRSGR
- a CDS encoding capsule assembly Wzi family protein; this translates as MKKFVSYVCTVVFLSALFTNCFAQTSGCKDTLAFNSQFYSPLGSTYVPVDSWIYPALVRLQGLGYLDTAYLGLRPWTRWSIVHMLGETADKMADVDESDEACTIYHAVERELEPDVDQFNGPREPHAVLESAYTRMLGIAGTPLRDSFHLGQTITNDYGRPYEEGFNNITGFSTRSEYKRFALYFRGEYQHAPSASGYSNQLSTLLSNNDGIAFADNPHQDTIPSGPIPSTNDFRIVEANVSYLLLNHEISFGKSDHWLGPAQGGSLAYSNNSENIYAFQIDRVEPLRIPLLSRFTGPFRYEFFVGSLKGHSVPNAPWMHLEKVSFKPTENLEFGFERTVIWGGKGHVPITIHSFLKSFFSVANVSAQEKFSRDDPGARFGAFDFSYRLPYLRKWLTLYTDSFAHDDVNPISAPRRAAIRPGIYLSHFPGLKQLDFRMEGVSTDPPTSRSNAGQFLYYEQVQKQGYTNKGFIMGDWIGRESKGGQAWITYHLSPEEQVQISYRNAKAAKDFIPDGTTQNAFLVSAIKRVHTDFEVRGWLQYERWKAPVYKPGQQSDTSIAVQVTWFPKYTK
- a CDS encoding CPBP family intramembrane glutamic endopeptidase, whose translation is MKGIRFDWRLKDGIAGPGNLIVLLAVLFCFPLVLRATGALALSSIGPQDSQHTPALLRFCFVVAAFLWICFAIALFGIRIRGTSSFQDVIGRTWNSWQAVTRGVGAVLLTLVAMFAVGNLSNTFLAPFQHDAAATRAMVAYNTTEALAFLVLALTAGFVEEFVFRGYLQRQCQAVFGNTVLASALQVALFVQGHFYQGWIRLIPVLLIGALLTGVALWRKSLIPGMIAHGLGDSLVALPYLIRQL